A segment of the Actinomycetota bacterium genome:
TTGTCCGTGGCCGCCTTCATGGCCCGCTGCCGCGCCGCGTGCTCGGAAGCGGACGATTCGAGCAGCGCGGCGAACACGCGCGTCTCCACGTACCGAGGGAGCAGCGAGTCCAGGATCTCCGACGCGCTCGGCTCGAAGATGTACAGGGGGTAGGGCCCTTCCTCCTCGACCTCGACCTCCTCCACCACCAGCGGGATGAACTGGCGCGCCTCCGCACGCTGGGTCAGGGCCGAGACGAAGTCCGTGTACACGGCGAAGATCTCGTCGACCTCGCGCGAGAGGAACGCGTCGATCATCGTGTCGGCCATGTCCTTCGCCTCGTCGTAGGAGGGACGCTCGGAGAATCCCGACCAGGTCTTCTCCACCCGCCGTTCCCGGAACCGGAAGTACGACAGCCCCTTCTTGCCGGCCACGTACAGCTTCGGCTCCTTGCCCTCGTCGCGGAGCGCCGCGGTGAGCTCCTCCGTGCGGCGCAGCACGTTCGCGTTGTACGCGCCGGCCAGGCCCCGGTCGGAGGTGACCACGAGGACCGCGGCGGCCTCCGGGTTCTGCCGGACCTCCAGCAAGGGGTGCTCGATGTTCTCCGACTGGCCCGTGAGGTCGCCGATGGCGCGCGTGATCAGCTCCG
Coding sequences within it:
- a CDS encoding F0F1 ATP synthase subunit gamma, whose amino-acid sequence is MGAELRAVRRRIRSVRSTMKITRAMELIAASQIRRAQARVRESRPYAELITRAIGDLTGQSENIEHPLLEVRQNPEAAAVLVVTSDRGLAGAYNANVLRRTEELTAALRDEGKEPKLYVAGKKGLSYFRFRERRVEKTWSGFSERPSYDEAKDMADTMIDAFLSREVDEIFAVYTDFVSALTQRAEARQFIPLVVEEVEVEEEGPYPLYIFEPSASEILDSLLPRYVETRVFAALLESSASEHAARQRAMKAATDNADELIKSLTRVANQARQAEITTEIMEIVGGAEALAAEALQKAGVG